ttttgaatgtggaatgaactgctttgccaagctgatggtcagttaggaggattgtgtgaagtgttttgcaaaagtgacctaagtattgggaaatgtgtcctagcgtctgtaaaaaactgtaacatgGAAAATGCAATAAGgattcatcaaaatcaaatgttttttagcatttttgtcGTTTAAACTTTGAGCTCCATTGTCAGTTTGTAGTTATTGCAAAATAAAGTCTTTAGTTTTTATGTAGAATTTAAAgtagttgttgctgttttttttaagtgttaagCCAAAAATTGTGGCAAAGCATTAAATAAAGATGTACAAATCGCAGGTTTATTCCTTTTTCATACTCCAACGGAGTATAACTACAACACAAAGTTTAACTTGTGAAACAAGACCGgacacagaaaaatcacagtTGATTTATTAAGCTATTCACTTTATTTCATTCAgatttgttttctgtgctgttttgggattttttttgttttatgagcttgtttcactttgattttacaGTCCATTAGTTCATTTGATCAGCTGCTTTATTCCAATTTTAAAACTGCCTTAATAATTCTTGAGTTACTTACAGTAATGAGAGGCGATGACGTAGGGGACATAGACGTTTCCATCGCTGGATTTTCCCCACATGCAGCCAGAGGAGGTGCAAGGATCAGCATTCCTTTGATTCTCATTTTCATAAGCAATGTCATCAATGATAAAGGGCTCCTCTGCTGTGTGCACTGTGAAATGAGAGCACTGAGTGATTTGATGATATATCAGTGTATGGTAAAGTATATCAAAGTACTGTTGTGCAAATGAGCAAAATACCTTCTTGCTCTGAGGCGACAGTACTAACCACTGCACCGCCATATGGAAAATAATCAATGTATCTAATGATAATTTTGCTTCATTTTAATCTCAGTGAATGGACTACAACAGGATCTTATTTCTTTTACAAAATGTATGCTCCAAATTTACGTAACATTGAAGGTCAGCAGTTTTGTCATCTTAAGCTCAGTGGTttcataaaatattattattgataTATCATTAATCTCAAAAAATCTGGAAGAACCTTGAGTCTGGATTTTAACAACAAATCTGTAATATTTTCCTGAGATATTTCACAATAGAAATACAGGATTCACACAAGCAATGTTCAATCTCAGAACGAAGAGTGGAGCAAAAATAAATCTGGAACCATAAAGTGAGTCTGAACTAAATACAATAACAGGCCGGAAgtaatatgtatatgtataagtAATATGTAAATGAAGTATAAATATCTTACCTACATCCTTGTTGGCCCTCCACAGGAGCTCAGCGACAGACAGATCCTAGCTCAATCAGATGGCATCATTCATTAGTGAGGATTTACATGGAAAATCTTCGGTTTTCAATTGAAATTTGTTTCCAGAAAGATGAAATAAAGTCTTTACATGTTTTACAAACTCATGTGTGAATGTGGTTATCTGAGGAATGATTCTTGGCAGATGTCAGTTCAGCAAATTCATTGCATTCATTGCTTGTCAGTATTTTTCTTGGATCATTCACTCAGTCAcggccagagatgggcagtaactgtaatccgattacttttatcaagtaacgagtaaagtaagggattactattgcaaaaacggtaattagattaccgttactttcccgtaggaacgctgcgttactgcgttactaaaaccgtgatttttcttgcagaatgtctcatgacagtgacgtaaacGAGTGCGACGTTTGTGGCAAccgctgtgtgcagatcaacaatggataatatatcgagtgcgggaaaGAGTATGAGcctgcagcgtttaaagcgtggaagtactgaccttactttgagtttgattccataaaaagtgacaaaaacattagtgtccgctgtgcgtgggaagaaaacttctttttacagcgaaaaaaacccctaaacttccaagcaagcaccgagtgcgctaagaggtaatgggaaactcacagagaaactcgcggattcttccactgaccgcggcacacctgcaccagggtaaacctccgcctaccctactcctgctttacagatgaaaatagagcaacaggaccgctgagtctttgactttatttattttctgctgtgttttacttgcatctgtttgaaagagtgagtgaaaacacaaaaaatattttattttatgtgctggaatgtgcagaaaataggtttaaatgttaaacaaatttcttccagtcagagaatgttgcatataattaaaattttgcttgatgcataaagttaaaagattaaaactaataaaacaagttttaaaaagggacctttccatttgattacattttgtatgatggattatgcagaaaaagtagaattgggctgaaagatctatcactttatcacctattcaggttgtaaatcgtgtttttaaaaagtaactaagtaactaagtaattaattaattttgcaaataagtaatcagtaaggtaacaggattacttttttggggaagtaatcagtaattagttactgattacttttttcaagtaacttgaccaacactggtcacggCTACCCAACATGAGGTTTTCCTGCTTTGGTGAGTGACTTTTGAGTATTTTGTAGGTCTGTTATTTAGTATCAATTAGCAGGTATTTGTGTCTGTATAGTCTATGACTGCAGCTTGAAAACCAGCAATCTAGAAGGCCTGACAATCCACCATCTCTTCTGGCTCCGAGACTTAAGAAGGTCTTAAGAGCTTGGAAACAAAAGTGACTGGActtttttaagtttcttgaagatgtttcatctctcatctgagaagcttcttcagttctacaaCCAATCGATGGAGATTCCCGGATAATTAAACCCTAGTTGGGGTTATTCTCATTGACCCACTATTAATCACGTGACTCATCACATGAGTCAAAGCGCAAAAAAATGAATGGTTCGTTATCACCAGAGGTTTCAAGTGATATCACATTCGCCTCTTAAGGTACCATTGGATcaattcttttcttctcttgtaTGCACAGTGTAATGTTGCATAATTTAACCTAACACAATCATGTCTTGGAAAAATTTGAATCTGGAATTTAAACAAAGCTGTCAGATAAATGTAGTGAATTAAGAGAGCAATATTCTCTTAATGAAATGGAGTAAATGTAGCATTAAGTGGGATTTGTAAGTTCGATATTTAGGATATCCTCACCTTCTCATCAGCCCAGCAGAGGACAGAGGCTCCGAGGAGAATCAATAAACTGAGTGTGCATTTCATGAAAGCCATGTCACACAGTGTTAACACCTGGAtcctgctgcagctcctgttTATACCCTTCAGTATATCTGCTGACTCGCAAAAAAACTCATTGACATTGCTTTACTTGGAGATAAGGAGGAAGTTGCCTTGAAAACATCCTGTCCTTTCCCACCTTAAACAAACCaatatatatctatacataTATTTGCTTCCAGCATCAAAACTATACCCATAATGCTGTGTGAGAATGCTGccccagaacacctgatcaatgtttttggGGAGTTTGAATATTTTATCAGCTGTAAGTGGTttggtttgtctgtttgtttatgaGAGCAGGCATGATTGTTTATGTATGTCATACATACATAAAGAAATTATGGGCAGATTTGGATGAAAACTTTACTACAGTTGGAGCTTGGCCTGCCTGACAGATTATGTCTTGGAGACAATTCAAAGCCAAATCGGGCAAATTTGCACCTTTTTCAACAAATTGTTTTGAATACATAACAGACAAAATGAATACAGGAGAGTGACATCCTCTGTGTTAATTCAGCATGTggcttaaatgtaaatgtatctTAAGTTCTACCTCTGGGTGATTTTCTGATAGATGGACATTACAGCATCAAGTATTTTGCACAGATTACAAATGGACATTTTGTCAAGGTTTTACATTTCGTGTGACCTTACATGCTCTTCTTGACCTCTTTCAACAGATGCCATGAGGACAAATTGCCTGCAGTGTCCTGTGGTGTTTCACTCTTTTAATCTTAAAACAGTAAATCTGTCCTCTCTAGGGAAACTGGTTGGGATATTCAACAGCCATTGAAAGATAGGGCCTGGATTacaattatacatttttatatatatacacgtgtgtgtgtgtgtgtgtgtgtgtgtgtgtgtgtgtgtgtgtgtgtgtgtgtgtgtgtgtgtgtgtgtgtgtgtgtgtgtgtgtaactaagcagtatatatatatatatatatgtgtgcagtaagcagtttttaaagcttttacatatttttgagCTTGACTTGAAAGGCAGACTCTGTTTCACTATCTGGCTTTCTGACTTTCTCTTTTGATAAGTAGTGCTGAATGTTATGACTGACTGCATCTGGTAGTTTCTCAGGATAAAAttgatttgtttgacagcactcagTGGACTGACCAATACTTGGAACAGAGGGAAAATCCAAGGAACTGAGTGAAGATCTAAAAAGGAGCATTACAGAATCACACAGGTTGACCAGGTCCCTTAGAGCAAATTGTAAACAACTGCAGATTTCAAGAttagttcaaacagttgtatGAAATTATGAGTTATTCAGCTGTATCACCACTTTGCTATGacattaataaaaagaaaaaagaaaaaaaaaaagaaaaaaaaatgatggttAGGATTTTCAGTTAATGCCCAAGACCCACCAAGGTTAGAGcctgccatgaactggaaaatGCCAGAACACTAGTGTCAATGTCCACAAAGACACAAGTTTTACATCACCATGGATTGAGAGAGTGCTGACAAAGTAAGAAAACCCCTGCTCCAGATTCCACACCATCATGCTCAACTGAAACTTGAAATTACTGACATGAACAAGCCAAATTGCTTCAGGAGACACAATGACAAATGAAAAGAGGCATGTTCGGAGAAGTAAAGGTGACGTTTTAAGCAAGGTGGTGGGACTGTCATACTCTGGCTTGTTTTGCTGCTAGTGGTACCAGTATATTGCACAAAGTGGgtggaataatgaagaaaggactacctccaaattcttcaactCTGCATCAAAGAAAGTGGCAAGTGAAACTTGAGCACAGTTGGGCTTTCCAACTCGACAAAGATccaaaaataacacattaaaaCTGGTTTTTGGAATGGATAAAAATGCTAACATTAGCCTCCTGGAATAGTTTTCCCAAAGCCCTGACCTCAAACCTACGGAGctccgcaggggacatgggagaaaaaaaaattaagacggactaactcgggatctcgcaaaagtttcatctccgaaaacgtcgcagcacttttgcaaatatgtgatgtcttgtaaactgagcagatatctgacgtttacacaactacattcacgcctcaaaatatcttaaaagtgtattttgtgacccagaaagagtaatattacaactaagtagctgccgacgttgttggaattcaacttttgcacaacttttgcgagatcccgagtttttttcccccatgtcCCTTCGTACAAACCTATCCCTATTGCCCTATTGAATATTGTGGGCCATGCTGGAAAGCTGGGTCCCCTCCAGGAACTTATCCGATGTAAATGAACCTAACAGCAATAGAATATCTAACCAGAATCATTTCAAAAGCTTGTTGATGTCAAAGGTCACCTCAATGCCCTTTTTCTTGTAAGGTTTTTGTTGTATTGTAAACAGGGGGGTCcagctccaggcctcgagtgccggtgtcctgagGGTTTTTGATCTCACCCTGgttcaacacacctgaatcaaatgatgagttcattaccaggcttctggagaacttcaagacatgttgaggaggtcatttagcaatttgaatcagctgtgtcgGATCaagaacacatctaaaacctgcaggacaccgacaCTCAAAGCCTGGAGCTGCCTACCCCTGCCCTATAAGCAGGCACCTGGCGAAGAAAGAAAAATTCCCCTTTAACGGGAAGAAACCTCTAAAGAAAATCTATTAAGTGGAAACCTTTTCAGCAGAGGAAAAGAAATAACCCATCACCCTTCAATATGCATTCTGAAAGGTCTGAATGCTTTTTTCAACTATAGTCTAAAAAGTAATGAAAATATAGCAGGTTTAGTCATAACTGAATGCAACATTGAACACTGAAAAATGAAcaagaaaaatagttttcagTTCAAGCAATTCACAGACGCAGATGTTTGAAGCGGTTTGTTTAATCTTTTCAtacacatgcaaacagcagTGATATCATTTTCCCACATTCATCTTCACATTTAATCTGACATCAACAGGTTGTGCTTCTAGTTGATGTGCTTCAGGTCAAGTTTGCAGGTTTTTGGGGGACCTTTCTTGCTCTTTTAGACCTCCTTCAACAGAAGACCATAAGGGCGGATGGCCTGTTCTACTATCGCCTGCTCTTCTTGAGCTGAGAACACAGACGGGATGGGAACCAGCCAGTACTTATCGTTGTTGTGTTTCTGCCTGTACTCTGGGTTGATCCGATTTTGCAGAATCACTTTGTATTGCTTGCCATTCTTTTGACAAGTGAAGGTTTTGGCATAAGAGACAGCTTCATTGACGTAAGGGGTAGAGTAAATCCCTCTGCCATAGGTCTGACCTGGACCTGGCtgttaaataaaagtaagatatatatatgttatattattAAATACTGATACATTGAATACAGGCCTAATATGGAAATAGGACAAAAAGAGCACTGAAGTGGCTTAAAGGGTGAGCAGCTCTTGTGTGGCATAAATACGTTTATGTGCCATAACAATGGAcatgctatggaaaaatattcTGACAgagataaataacaataaataaataaatatacaaaaaccTGCAGCTTACAGGTTTTTGACATTATTCATAGGAAAAAGCCTTCTCAACACTTTTGCTCAACAATGCTCAACAAGTATAAGTACAGCTACAGTTTGCTCCTGAGGTCCTAGACATGCAGGCGTCCTCTCACAGTCACATAACTGCTATTTActgcatttccttttctttgtgttgtgctGAGATTTTCATAGCTTGTGACTTGACATGTGACAAAACCATTCAACTCTCTTTTTGACTCTTTTCTCAACCCTGGGATAAAATCCAGACTTTAGAAAACTGAAGTGCTGCATGGGACACAGTCTCAGCATCTCAGCATGTGGAATAAGAGACCAGGAATATACATAAAGTGGGACAGTTGGTGGCATTCCATGcaatttcaaaatattaaatatcacaattatacatcatataaaatgttacTGTAAAGCAATTGTACTGGGTAAAATAATGGGTTGTGATGATAACATAATCAAACCTTGTAGAATCCTTCGATGATGCCCCCAGCTCCTTCCTTAGATGTCCCATGGTAGGACACAGGCCACTCCCCTGGCACTGACGCAGTGCTTCGGTACCGAGTTCCCAGCCATGTATTTCCATCATACTTATTCAGGACCTGTGACAAAATATGAGGTGATGCAGGTGTATCTGGACCTGTATTTGTTTCAGACAGTCCATAGTTCATCTCTGCAAACTGTATCTTCGATTAAAGTCTGAGCTTCTGCATGTTGTACATATAGcatttcaaagtgctttacctTTGGGACAAACTATTCTATTGATCTTACTTTGAATGGGGAGAGTCAGATATTTGgctgtcttttattttctacAACTTAAGAGCATCATGATGTACCAGTTATGCTTATAACACACATATGATATGTAATATGCTAAATAACTGTTTAACTATTCTTTTTCAAACCCAGTTCTAGTTCCATTGACACTGTTCACCtctctacatttttattttgaggtCAATTCATTTCCAGTGCACTACCTGAAAAGCACTCTGGAAGTAACAGACTGCATACAGTTAATTCAATCAGGTCAAATTAGTTTTTTAAGGTGTGAGTTGAGACCAAATCTTTGCAGAAAATTCTTTACAGATGATTTGTTATATTGTTTTCTTATAATTCTATTtctgtagttttaaaaaaaaaaaggcctagTATTTGACATAAAAGAGAGGACTAAATGCAGTTATTGATTTCCAAGAAACTGATGAAGAAGAATATTGTTGAGAACACTAATAAACTTCTAGTTTAGTTTCGAAAATGAGCTGGAAGGAAATTCAGGGAACCAGAAGTTTCAACTTTCTAATGATTGCAAATATCTGAAGcccaaaaagtattttactgggATGTCATTGAATTTGTGCTCTACAGCCCGGCTTAAAGATCAATTAAAGCAGCTTAGACTCTAAGTAATGAGCATGAATAAAATGGTTGATGCTGATCTCAATTCAAAGACAAATTTACCTTGAGGGCAAAACGGTACCAACCACTTGGTCGTTCATACACCTCTCCGCCTCTGTAATAGGTCTCTGTGTCTTGGAGACCAGAGAAATCGTAGTCAAATGTTGGATCAAAGAATTCGCTCTCATCGATGATGAAACACCTTTCTTGTGGTGCAGTTCGAAAACAGGTGTCAGAGCCTGAACATTGCCCTCCATCTTGCAGAACACGTTGAATTCTGGCAAAGTTGTTTCTTGACACTGGGCTGCAAGTTGAGAAAGACAGCTGAGATTAGGGTCTGAATAAACCTGACcatcaacaaaagaaaagaaatgctgctctttcactggatgttttctcaCTCTCTGCAAACCAAACTGCAACATTGTTGTCAAAATTCTTTGAGCTTTAGAAACTACATCCTGACTGTGAATCTCAATATAATATCCCATCCATCCTCTTAtccttttcagtgttttgtggaggggggtgctggagcctatcccagctgccttagggcaatttagagtttccagttAACCTATGCCCACTAACTGCAGGTCTTTGGAtagtgggaggaagccaaagtagaacatggggagaacatgcacacAGAAGGACCCCAAATGGTGGAAttgaccttcttgctgtgaggcaacagtgctaaccactgtgccaccatgTTGCACCATTACTCCAATATAATATActgctacaaaaaaaatttgagAACTCTTCCCGTTCCCTTTTTGAGGAATGACATCAGCGCAAGTCTTAAGAATAGTTtataatattacaatatttacCAGGTTTGATCTCCATCTGCGATTGCACAAATGAGACTGTTTATAGACAGCGTTGGTGCTGCTGAGCCAGGAAAGCTTGCTCTTTGGAAAACTCCAGCGTGACCTCCTGCTCTTTGGTTTTGAACAGAAGTGATCTGGGCATTGCAAACTGCACCCAAAGCTTCAAGTGCAATTTCTCTGTCCATCTTGACGTTGTAGTCCTTTGCTCTGCTCACTTCTACCTGCAAGTGTTGTGGCTCGTGCAGAATTGGGCTTATATGTTACACTGTTTATGACGTAAACCCAGTTTGCATAATTTCTTAGATAAATCAACTTTTGACTTTTTGACCTTCCAATAGGTGTGTTTTCATTGGAACTTTctgttcttctcttttttccagTTGCAAAATTATTCATCATCTCTTAGACTTTCACAACTGCATCCACACCCTGAATCTTAGTACAGTCACAGTttaccattttaaaaacaaaactccatTATTACAATTATTCAGTAACCTCGGTTTCATTTGCAGAAGTTGGATTCAGCAAGCCTGCAAGAATTagctcttgtttatttatttttttaaaaaggaggaaacttGTTTTTTTGGAGTGGATGATAAATGATAAGAGGGCAGGGGGATAAAATAAAGGTCCAAGCGTCCCTTGGCTTTTGCCTACTTCTCGTGCTCTGACTTTTCTTGACTTTTTGACcttcacaaaaagaaaaggacagtTGAACTTCTTCTGGAATTTTTTGCTCTGTACAAACTGAATTAAAGTGAAAAAGGATGTACATATTTTTCTCACCCTGTGGCCAAACTTCCCCCTTCCTGTGGTCTGTTGACACTACTTCTTGCAATTGCAGATTTATGTTCAACAAAAATTCAGTGGGATCAATTACAGCCTGCAACTTCTGGAGTACTTTCCATGGTATTTTACTTAAATTACAGTGCTTTGAGTTCCCCAAATATAGTTACCAATGGAAACAGTAGAAGAAAGATGTCACATTTGTAAGTGTGCGCCCAGAACAGGTAGAATCCTTTGTTCATGTGTGTCTCACTTCCCTATGTCAACATCTGTGGCCCCACATCACTAGATGAATTACATGGTAGGGTGTCCTCTCATGTACACActctcatttaatgttttttctttatttttactactttctacattgtagatacaaactgaagacattaaatgtacaaaactagatatatggaattatggagcaaagaaaaaaaaaaggataaataactctaaatatgttttatgtttttttgtctcaGATTCCTGAAAGTAGTCACCCTTAGCTTTGTtgacagcgctgcaaacccttggccATCTCTCAATAAGCTTCATGATGTatgacaactgttagaattcatataatggcaagaaccaatcagctaagtaaagacaAACAACAGTGCATCAATattttaagaactgaaggtcatcTGTCCCCAAGTTCAGCTGCAA
This Astatotilapia calliptera chromosome 7, fAstCal1.2, whole genome shotgun sequence DNA region includes the following protein-coding sequences:
- the LOC113027405 gene encoding uncharacterized protein LOC113027405, producing the protein MDREIALEALGAVCNAQITSVQNQRAGGHAGVFQRASFPGSAAPTLSINSLICAIADGDQTCPVSRNNFARIQRVLQDGGQCSGSDTCFRTAPQERCFIIDESEFFDPTFDYDFSGLQDTETYYRGGEVYERPSGWYRFALKVLNKYDGNTWLGTRYRSTASVPGEWPVSYHGTSKEGAGGIIEGFYKPGPGQTYGRGIYSTPYVNEAVSYAKTFTCQKNGKQYKVILQNRINPEYRQKHNNDKYWLVPIPSVFSAQEEQAIVEQAIRPYGLLLKEV